In Xylanibacter ruminicola 23, a single genomic region encodes these proteins:
- a CDS encoding M28 family peptidase: MNKNIFAVISLVLLVASCGNLKKQTTDESASLQPVGPVFCADSAYLYCQAQCDFGPRTMNSKAHDDCEKWIISKFESFGMQVTPQKAVLKGYDGTSLNSTNIIASYRPDLTDRVLLCAHWDSRPWADNDPDEANWKTPVMAANDGASGVAVMLEIARLLSKDTLQLGVDFICFDAEDWGVPQWNEDNFDSESWALGAQYWSTNLHKKGYRARFGILLDMVGGQGAQFYKEAMSVQYANHIVEKVWRAAQVVGYGSLFPSQQGTGVTDDHISVNTKAKIPTIDIIPYYPNCEQSSFGPTWHTVNDDMEHIDKNTLQAVGQTLIQVLFSEK; the protein is encoded by the coding sequence ATGAATAAGAATATTTTTGCGGTTATATCGCTGGTGCTTTTGGTGGCCAGTTGTGGTAATTTAAAGAAGCAGACTACCGATGAGTCGGCTTCTTTGCAGCCTGTTGGTCCTGTGTTCTGTGCCGATAGTGCTTATCTGTACTGTCAGGCTCAGTGCGATTTCGGTCCACGAACCATGAACAGCAAGGCGCACGACGATTGCGAAAAGTGGATTATCTCAAAGTTCGAGAGTTTCGGCATGCAGGTAACCCCACAGAAAGCTGTGTTGAAGGGCTACGATGGTACATCGCTCAACAGCACCAACATCATTGCCAGCTATCGTCCTGATCTGACCGACCGCGTATTGCTGTGTGCCCACTGGGACAGTCGTCCTTGGGCTGATAACGATCCCGACGAGGCTAACTGGAAAACACCTGTGATGGCTGCTAACGATGGTGCATCGGGCGTGGCTGTGATGTTGGAGATTGCCCGTTTGCTCTCTAAGGATACCTTGCAGCTTGGTGTTGATTTTATCTGCTTTGATGCCGAAGACTGGGGCGTACCACAGTGGAACGAGGATAATTTCGATAGCGAGTCGTGGGCGCTTGGTGCTCAGTATTGGTCGACTAATCTGCATAAGAAAGGCTATCGTGCCCGCTTTGGTATCCTGCTTGATATGGTAGGCGGTCAGGGTGCGCAGTTCTATAAAGAGGCCATGTCTGTTCAGTATGCCAATCATATCGTAGAGAAAGTATGGCGCGCTGCTCAGGTAGTAGGTTACGGTAGCTTGTTCCCCTCGCAGCAGGGTACTGGCGTTACCGACGATCATATCTCGGTGAACACCAAGGCTAAGATTCCAACTATCGATATCATCCCTTATTATCCTAACTGCGAGCAGAGTTCGTTCGGACCTACTTGGCATACCGTTAACGATGATATGGAACATATCGACAAAAATACCCTACAGGCAGTAGGGCAGACATTAATTCAGGTACTCTTCTCCGAGAAGTAG
- a CDS encoding DUF4831 family protein → MKLFSTLLIAFTLGTASSLAQTVISSYKPGVTSEGAVYYLPKTAIRVTMQVEKSTYTPGEFCKYSEKFLRMKDVPASASTKYRILSVKQEPFAVADTSKCYAVKFDAKTSACNVRLSDKGILLAINTDAKQQSKSISAPVQQIRPLKKSPKSYLNEEILSAGSTAKMAELTAQEIYEIRESKSMLAKGQADFMPKDGEQLKLMLEELNTQNEALTSMFIGTTENDTTTHTFTYVVDKPTKRDVLFRFSPDYGVVDSDDLSGTPYYINIEDLKTVDEPAPVDPKKAAKPQQSGIYVNIPGKLRSTIFDAKNQIVSNEFPAAQFGNVELLSGALFNKKYTTRLLLNTLTGAVEKLEAEQPKK, encoded by the coding sequence ATGAAATTATTTAGCACTTTATTGATAGCCTTTACATTAGGCACTGCCAGTTCGCTGGCACAAACCGTAATCAGTTCGTACAAACCTGGTGTTACCAGCGAGGGCGCCGTATATTATCTGCCCAAAACAGCCATCCGCGTTACCATGCAGGTGGAGAAGAGTACCTATACCCCAGGTGAATTCTGCAAGTATTCGGAGAAATTTCTACGTATGAAAGATGTGCCTGCCAGCGCATCTACCAAATATCGCATCCTGTCGGTAAAGCAGGAGCCATTTGCTGTAGCCGACACATCGAAGTGTTACGCTGTGAAGTTTGATGCCAAGACATCGGCCTGCAACGTACGCCTGAGCGACAAGGGTATCCTGCTAGCCATCAACACCGATGCCAAGCAGCAGTCTAAGAGCATTTCTGCCCCAGTGCAGCAGATCCGTCCTTTAAAGAAATCGCCCAAATCGTATCTGAACGAAGAGATTCTCTCGGCAGGCAGCACCGCCAAGATGGCCGAGCTTACTGCTCAGGAGATCTACGAGATACGTGAGAGCAAAAGCATGCTGGCCAAGGGCCAGGCCGACTTTATGCCTAAGGATGGCGAGCAACTGAAACTGATGCTGGAGGAACTGAACACACAGAACGAGGCGCTCACCAGTATGTTTATCGGCACCACCGAGAACGATACCACCACACATACGTTTACCTACGTGGTTGACAAGCCAACGAAACGCGATGTACTGTTCCGTTTCTCGCCTGATTACGGAGTGGTTGACAGCGATGATTTGTCGGGTACACCTTATTATATTAATATAGAGGACCTGAAAACGGTTGACGAACCTGCGCCCGTAGATCCCAAGAAAGCTGCCAAGCCGCAGCAGTCGGGCATCTATGTAAACATCCCAGGCAAGTTGCGCTCAACCATCTTCGATGCTAAGAATCAGATTGTCAGCAACGAGTTTCCTGCAGCCCAGTTCGGCAATGTAGAGCTGCTGAGTGGTGCTTTGTTCAACAAGAAATACACCACACGCCTACTTCTCAACACCTTGACAGGCGCCGTAGAGAAGTTGGAAGCCGAGCAACCTAAGAAATAA
- a CDS encoding NAD(P)H-hydrate dehydratase has protein sequence MKIFTSAQVHELDKYTIENEPIKSVDLMERAAKALTQAIADSWGYTTPVIIFAGPGNNGGDALAVARMLIDKNYDVTAYLFNISGHLSEDCMINKKRLIEKRSKALIEVTQEFEPPQLEEGMLVVDGLFGSGINKPLAGGFSSLVKYINASPAQVVSIDVPSGLMTEDNTYNVRANIIRADMTLTLQLPKLSFLFPENQIFIGKLKVLDIRLSKQGMEKIDANYTLLEENDVRPRLLKRDPFAHKGKMGNALIIAGSYGMAGASVLATKACLRVGVGKVTTHTPKRNCNILQVSVPEAIIQFDREETTFSEAVDTEDFNALGIGPGLGTSEQTAIAIIAQLRRSQCPTVVDADAINILASHRAWLQQLPKGIIMTPHPKEFDRLEGHSGDSFERLMKARDLAERLQAYIVLKGHHTSLCLPDGHIIFNSTGNAGMATAGSGDVLTGIITGLLARGYNQENACVVGMYLHGLAGDIAARELGEESVIASDLIQNLPYAFKRLNE, from the coding sequence ATGAAGATATTTACGAGCGCACAAGTCCACGAATTGGACAAATACACCATAGAGAACGAGCCCATTAAGTCGGTCGACCTGATGGAGCGTGCCGCTAAAGCCCTGACCCAAGCTATCGCCGACAGCTGGGGTTATACCACGCCCGTCATCATATTCGCAGGTCCAGGCAATAATGGCGGCGACGCACTGGCCGTTGCCCGCATGCTGATTGACAAAAACTACGATGTAACAGCCTACCTTTTTAACATATCAGGTCATCTCTCGGAAGACTGCATGATAAACAAGAAGCGTTTGATTGAGAAACGCTCGAAAGCGCTGATTGAGGTAACCCAGGAGTTTGAGCCCCCACAGTTAGAGGAGGGCATGCTGGTGGTTGACGGACTGTTCGGATCGGGCATCAACAAGCCGTTGGCCGGTGGTTTCTCGTCGCTCGTGAAATACATCAACGCCTCGCCCGCTCAGGTGGTAAGTATCGATGTGCCATCGGGACTGATGACCGAAGACAACACTTACAACGTAAGAGCCAACATTATCCGTGCCGATATGACGCTAACACTGCAGTTGCCGAAGCTGTCGTTCCTGTTCCCCGAAAACCAGATATTCATCGGCAAACTGAAGGTGCTGGATATCCGACTGAGCAAACAGGGCATGGAGAAGATTGATGCCAACTATACGCTGCTGGAGGAGAACGACGTGCGCCCACGCCTGCTGAAGCGCGACCCGTTTGCCCACAAAGGCAAGATGGGCAACGCCCTGATTATTGCCGGCAGCTACGGTATGGCAGGTGCTTCGGTGCTGGCCACCAAAGCATGTTTGCGCGTAGGTGTAGGAAAGGTCACTACCCACACACCCAAACGCAACTGCAACATTCTGCAGGTGAGCGTTCCCGAAGCCATCATACAGTTCGACAGAGAGGAAACCACTTTCTCGGAGGCGGTTGACACCGAAGACTTCAATGCGTTGGGCATTGGTCCTGGCTTGGGAACCAGCGAGCAAACGGCAATTGCCATCATTGCACAGCTGCGCCGCAGTCAATGCCCCACAGTGGTAGATGCCGACGCCATTAATATTCTGGCCAGTCATCGCGCATGGCTGCAGCAACTGCCCAAGGGTATCATCATGACCCCCCACCCCAAGGAATTCGACCGTTTGGAAGGTCATTCGGGCGATAGCTTTGAGCGTCTGATGAAGGCGCGCGATCTGGCTGAGCGCCTGCAGGCCTACATCGTACTGAAAGGGCACCACACCTCGCTGTGCCTGCCCGACGGTCATATCATCTTTAACTCTACTGGTAATGCCGGTATGGCTACTGCCGGTAGCGGCGACGTGCTAACAGGTATCATCACAGGACTGCTGGCTCGTGGCTATAATCAAGAAAACGCATGTGTTGTAGGTATGTATCTGCACGGACTGGCTGGCGACATTGCCGCTCGCGAGCTGGGCGAGGAAAGCGTAATAGCCAGCGATTTGATTCAGAACTTGCCTTATGCATTTAAACGACTTAATGAATGA
- the hpt gene encoding hypoxanthine phosphoribosyltransferase, with amino-acid sequence MSIVKIKDKSFKISITEAEIKERVKAVAQQISKDMEGKNPLLLGVLNGAFMFAADLMREMTIPCEISFVKLASYQGTTSTGKIKEVFGINEDLTNRTVIIVEDIVESGLTMKQMIESLGTRNPASIHICTLFFKPSKLKEKINPEYVAFSIPDDFILGYGLDYDQQGRGLKDVYTIIE; translated from the coding sequence ATGAGTATCGTAAAGATAAAGGACAAGTCGTTCAAGATCTCCATTACGGAGGCTGAGATTAAGGAGCGTGTAAAGGCTGTTGCACAGCAGATTAGTAAGGATATGGAGGGCAAGAATCCTCTGTTGTTAGGTGTGCTGAATGGCGCTTTTATGTTTGCTGCCGATCTGATGCGCGAGATGACTATTCCTTGCGAGATTTCGTTTGTTAAGCTGGCCTCTTATCAGGGTACCACTTCTACTGGTAAAATCAAGGAGGTGTTCGGTATCAACGAAGACTTGACCAATCGTACGGTGATTATTGTAGAGGATATTGTGGAGAGCGGACTCACCATGAAGCAGATGATTGAGTCGTTAGGCACACGTAATCCCGCATCTATTCATATCTGCACCCTTTTCTTCAAGCCCAGCAAGCTGAAGGAGAAAATTAACCCCGAGTATGTTGCCTTCAGCATTCCTGACGACTTTATCCTGGGTTACGGACTTGATTACGATCAGCAGGGTCGCGGACTGAAAGATGTATACACCATTATCGAGTAA
- a CDS encoding adenylate kinase, translating into MKNIVIFGAPGSGKGTQSDKMIEKYGLNHISTGDVLRGEIKNGTELGKTAASYIEKGQLIPDDLMVSILASVYDSFGRDSKGVIFDGFPRTIPQAEALKKMLDERGDKVAAMIELDVPEDELMKRLILRGQQSGRADDNEETIKKRLVVYHSQTMPLIEWYKQEGVHYHIDGLGELDRIFADICQVIDNI; encoded by the coding sequence ATGAAGAATATCGTTATTTTTGGTGCTCCCGGTTCAGGTAAGGGAACACAGAGTGATAAGATGATTGAGAAGTACGGTTTGAACCACATTTCAACTGGTGATGTACTTCGTGGTGAAATTAAGAATGGTACCGAGCTGGGTAAGACTGCTGCCAGCTATATCGAGAAGGGACAGCTGATCCCCGACGATCTGATGGTAAGCATTCTCGCTTCGGTTTACGATAGCTTCGGACGTGATAGCAAGGGTGTTATCTTCGATGGTTTCCCCCGCACCATCCCACAGGCCGAGGCCCTGAAGAAGATGCTCGACGAGCGTGGCGACAAGGTTGCTGCTATGATCGAGCTCGATGTTCCCGAGGACGAGCTGATGAAGCGCCTCATTCTGCGTGGTCAGCAGAGCGGCCGTGCCGACGATAATGAGGAGACCATCAAGAAGCGTCTCGTGGTTTACCACTCTCAGACAATGCCACTTATCGAGTGGTACAAGCAGGAGGGTGTTCACTATCACATCGACGGTCTGGGTGAGCTCGACCGCATTTTTGCAGACATTTGCCAGGTTATTGACAATATCTAA
- the obgE gene encoding GTPase ObgE has product MESNFVDYVKIYCRSGKGGKGSMHLRHVKYNPNGGPDGGDGGKGGSIILRGNHNYWTLLHLKYERHIFAEHGGNGGRDKCHGTDGKDVYIDVPCGTVVYNAETGKYVCDVTYDGQEVMLLKGGRGGLGNFQFRTATNQAPRYAQPGEPMQEMTIILELKLLADVGLVGFPNAGKSTLVSSLSNAKPKIANYPFTTMEPSLGIVGYRDNKSFVMADIPGIIEGASEGKGLGLRFLRHIERNSLLLFMVPGDTDDIKREYEILLNELQQFNPEMLDKHRVLAVTKCDLLDEELVEMLKETLPQDLPVVFISAVTGYGLDELKDVLWNELNAESNKLNVITSEDSLVHRDKDMSRFAQELADEGEDEDIEYIDEDDIEDIEDFEYEDFDDEA; this is encoded by the coding sequence ATGGAGAGTAATTTCGTAGACTACGTAAAGATTTACTGCCGCTCTGGAAAGGGTGGTAAGGGCAGTATGCACTTGCGCCATGTAAAGTATAATCCCAATGGCGGTCCTGATGGTGGTGATGGTGGAAAAGGCGGAAGCATTATTCTGCGTGGAAACCATAACTACTGGACTTTGCTCCACTTAAAGTACGAGCGCCATATTTTTGCCGAGCACGGTGGAAATGGCGGTCGCGACAAGTGTCATGGTACCGACGGAAAGGATGTTTACATTGATGTGCCTTGTGGTACCGTGGTGTATAATGCCGAAACCGGTAAGTACGTCTGCGATGTTACATACGATGGTCAGGAAGTCATGCTGCTTAAGGGCGGTCGTGGCGGATTGGGTAACTTCCAGTTCCGCACAGCCACCAATCAGGCGCCCCGTTATGCGCAGCCTGGTGAGCCCATGCAGGAGATGACTATTATTCTTGAATTGAAACTTTTAGCTGATGTGGGCTTGGTAGGTTTTCCTAATGCAGGAAAATCTACCCTGGTCTCATCGCTGTCAAATGCTAAGCCCAAGATTGCCAATTACCCATTTACTACGATGGAGCCTTCGCTGGGTATCGTAGGTTATCGCGACAACAAGTCGTTTGTGATGGCCGATATTCCTGGTATTATCGAAGGTGCCTCTGAAGGTAAGGGCTTGGGACTTAGATTCTTACGACATATTGAGCGCAACTCGCTCCTGCTGTTCATGGTACCAGGTGATACCGATGATATCAAGCGTGAGTATGAGATTCTGCTCAACGAACTTCAGCAGTTCAATCCCGAGATGCTCGACAAGCATCGTGTGCTGGCCGTTACCAAGTGCGACCTGCTTGATGAGGAGTTGGTTGAGATGCTGAAGGAAACCCTGCCTCAGGATCTGCCTGTGGTATTCATTTCAGCCGTAACGGGTTATGGTCTCGACGAACTCAAGGATGTGCTTTGGAACGAGTTGAATGCCGAAAGCAACAAGCTTAACGTCATCACCTCGGAGGATTCGCTGGTACATCGCGACAAGGATATGAGCCGTTTTGCTCAGGAGCTTGCCGACGAGGGCGAGGACGAGGATATCGAGTACATCGACGAGGATGATATCGAAGATATCGAGGACTTTGAATACGAGGACTTCGACGACGAAGCATAA
- a CDS encoding BACON domain-containing protein, translated as MKLKYFIPSLVAVVAAVFTSCSDGKDATYLEGIRVSQSYVALNTAGGSASIDVTTNGSWTVTEVPNWLTVSPASGTGNGTITFSADAGEGRSGSVKLNCGDETQIVNIIQGVVTISPATCAEVLAGPDSKTYQVTGTVTSIVNTTYGNWYLNDGTGEVYIYGTLDSKGSTKNFSSWGLEVGDQITVQGPKTTYNGTVELVDVTVVKIVKSLIKVDSLTVGGVKATELPVAGGEITAHLTCKGTGVAVEIPADAKDWLGVTSSTVGTNPTVTFYAKANEGGDRETTVTFKTTDGSKEYSSQATISQKGAIVECSIADFLAAAVGNTQFRLTGVITKIANASYGNIYIKDYSGETYVYGVGSKGDFEKLGLKGGDVITLVGKRGEYKGTAQMTGGQFEKSIKVTEVSIAEFLAKEDAANVYYRVSGTIDEIANDTYGNLYITDGTNRLYVYGTYPGWGATGDNRKGAIKNLGIAVGDKLTVIGVKSTYKDTPQVNGGIYFSHEKAE; from the coding sequence ATGAAACTTAAATATTTCATTCCGTCTCTCGTAGCAGTTGTAGCAGCTGTATTCACAAGCTGTTCTGACGGTAAGGATGCTACCTATCTTGAGGGAATTCGCGTTTCTCAGTCGTATGTAGCTCTGAACACTGCTGGTGGTTCTGCCTCTATCGATGTAACCACCAATGGTAGCTGGACTGTTACTGAGGTTCCCAACTGGCTCACCGTTTCGCCTGCCTCTGGTACAGGTAACGGTACTATCACTTTCTCGGCCGACGCTGGCGAGGGTCGTAGCGGTTCAGTAAAGCTTAACTGTGGCGACGAGACTCAGATCGTCAACATCATTCAGGGTGTTGTAACTATCAGCCCTGCTACTTGTGCTGAGGTTCTGGCTGGTCCCGACTCTAAGACTTATCAGGTAACTGGTACTGTTACCAGCATTGTAAATACCACTTATGGTAACTGGTACTTGAACGATGGTACTGGTGAGGTTTACATCTATGGTACACTCGACTCTAAGGGTAGCACCAAGAACTTCAGCAGCTGGGGCCTCGAGGTAGGCGACCAGATTACTGTTCAGGGTCCAAAGACTACTTATAATGGTACTGTAGAGCTGGTTGACGTAACTGTTGTTAAGATTGTTAAGTCACTCATCAAGGTTGATTCTCTCACAGTTGGTGGCGTTAAGGCTACTGAGCTGCCTGTAGCTGGTGGCGAGATCACTGCTCACCTCACCTGCAAGGGTACTGGCGTAGCTGTTGAGATTCCTGCCGACGCTAAGGATTGGCTGGGTGTTACCTCTTCAACAGTAGGTACTAACCCAACTGTTACCTTCTATGCTAAGGCTAACGAGGGTGGCGACCGTGAGACAACTGTTACCTTCAAGACCACCGATGGTTCTAAGGAGTACAGCTCACAGGCTACTATTTCTCAGAAGGGTGCTATCGTTGAGTGCAGCATTGCCGACTTCCTGGCTGCTGCTGTAGGTAATACTCAGTTCCGCCTCACTGGTGTTATCACCAAGATTGCTAATGCATCTTATGGTAACATCTACATTAAGGACTACTCTGGCGAGACTTACGTTTATGGCGTAGGTTCTAAGGGCGACTTCGAGAAGCTTGGCCTGAAGGGGGGTGATGTTATTACTCTCGTAGGTAAGCGTGGCGAGTACAAGGGAACTGCCCAGATGACTGGTGGTCAGTTCGAGAAGTCAATCAAGGTAACTGAGGTTTCAATCGCCGAGTTCCTGGCTAAGGAGGATGCTGCTAATGTTTACTATAGAGTATCTGGTACTATCGACGAGATTGCCAACGATACTTATGGTAACCTGTACATCACAGATGGTACCAACCGCCTGTATGTATATGGCACATATCCTGGATGGGGTGCTACCGGTGATAACCGTAAGGGCGCTATCAAGAATCTGGGTATCGCAGTAGGCGACAAGCTCACCGTTATCGGTGTTAAGTCAACCTACAAGGATACTCCTCAGGTTAATGGTGGTATCTACTTCTCTCACGAGAAAGCTGAGTAA
- a CDS encoding DNA/RNA non-specific endonuclease → MNKMFYSLAVFAFVACGGGSSSSDGPNPTPDPTPTPTPTPTVGNANKNDASENAYLARLEMPKARTDSKVITHTTKDYGVTYSVEWDSNIRAQRWTCYDMNKRNAAKNGNTRKSLWPDGDPWNYDPDVATSDQQATYSELSKSYYPGSKDYYEKGHVCPSNDRLYTKDANEQTFYMTNILPMVGKFNGKLWQKMELQVNSWAQKLGDGDTIFICKGGTIDKADQILGKTINNHVVPKYFFMALLFKNASGPVRMLGFWAEHLNEDHSNDALKGYVVSIDDLEQKTGIDFFCNLPDDVEEQLEATKSEDIISAWGL, encoded by the coding sequence ATGAATAAGATGTTTTATTCTTTAGCAGTCTTTGCATTTGTTGCTTGCGGTGGTGGTAGCAGTAGTAGCGATGGTCCTAATCCTACTCCCGATCCAACGCCTACACCTACACCAACTCCTACAGTAGGCAATGCTAATAAGAACGATGCTTCTGAGAATGCCTATCTGGCTCGTTTGGAAATGCCTAAGGCTCGTACCGATTCAAAGGTTATTACCCATACTACCAAGGATTATGGCGTAACCTATTCGGTAGAGTGGGATAGTAATATCCGTGCTCAGCGCTGGACTTGTTACGATATGAACAAGCGCAACGCTGCCAAGAACGGTAATACCCGTAAGTCGCTTTGGCCTGATGGTGATCCCTGGAACTACGATCCCGATGTAGCTACGAGCGATCAGCAGGCCACCTATAGCGAGCTCAGCAAGAGCTATTATCCTGGTTCTAAGGATTATTACGAAAAGGGTCACGTTTGTCCTTCAAACGACCGCCTTTATACCAAGGATGCTAACGAGCAGACTTTCTACATGACTAACATTCTGCCAATGGTAGGTAAGTTTAATGGTAAGCTTTGGCAGAAGATGGAGCTGCAGGTAAACAGCTGGGCTCAGAAGTTGGGCGATGGCGACACCATTTTTATCTGTAAAGGTGGTACCATCGATAAGGCCGATCAGATTCTTGGCAAGACAATCAACAATCATGTCGTGCCCAAGTACTTCTTCATGGCGCTGTTGTTTAAGAACGCTTCTGGCCCCGTACGTATGTTAGGCTTCTGGGCCGAGCATCTGAACGAAGACCATTCGAACGATGCCCTGAAAGGCTATGTAGTAAGCATCGACGATCTGGAGCAGAAAACAGGTATCGATTTCTTCTGTAACCTGCCCGACGATGTCGAGGAACAGTTAGAGGCTACGAAGAGCGAAGACATCATTTCTGCTTGGGGCCTTTAA